One window from the genome of Paraneptunicella aestuarii encodes:
- a CDS encoding neutral/alkaline non-lysosomal ceramidase N-terminal domain-containing protein — protein sequence MRKHLSRWLLVPALSLLSTVSLAGDWLIGSGKYDITGPVADAGMVGYGEVSQTTKGIHSRLWSRAFAITDPETGKRVVFVSADLMGITQGVKQGVVNKLKSRYGSTFSDANVMLTATHTHVGPGGFDHYVMLNMTALGYDSLNQNAIVNGIYQSIVRAVDSSASGNIYMSNGDLLNTSVNRNPIPYSQNPEAGDYQYNTDKQMTLLKLVRDDGKEIGSINWFGVHNVSLGNDYRRVSADNKGAASQMMEDWAAGRGQTSMVAAFANSALGDSSPNVCGPSNGCGSNDEQSLLISAGKQFNKAQALHNTASSRLSGNLDYRHKYVYMPGYQVSDKYTGSGTQSMCDGAVGWSMTAGASWDGPSNIPGVFEGMSVDNEGVDWNRNQSFFSTILNGYPMFALMNGFSNLVMFNDAVDDPCQYPKPTFVNRVTLGSELYTAYIPFQMFRIGSLALIASAGEMTTMSSRRLRDEVRSVLESQGVNTYVIAGLANAYHGYITTPEEYNMQYYEGGHTIYGPNTLAAYKQVYNQMATAMRNGQSVSAGPTPPDLSSSQSIHVVGVVYDDKRLWESFGQVWTDANSSYSKGNTVKVKFRSGHPRNNLKTNSSFLEVQRYVSGSWQTVYTDDDLNTRFVWIRDTAVDCLACSFAEVQWITDSSIPSGTYRIRHKGHWKSGWNGSINSYTGTSRSFSVN from the coding sequence ATGAGAAAACATTTAAGTCGTTGGTTATTAGTACCAGCCTTATCGTTGCTGAGCACAGTGAGCTTGGCGGGCGATTGGCTGATTGGTAGCGGTAAATACGATATTACTGGCCCTGTCGCAGACGCGGGCATGGTGGGCTATGGTGAAGTCAGCCAAACAACCAAGGGAATTCACAGTCGTTTATGGTCACGCGCTTTTGCCATTACTGACCCTGAAACTGGCAAACGTGTGGTGTTTGTGTCGGCGGATTTGATGGGCATTACCCAAGGCGTAAAGCAGGGCGTAGTCAATAAGCTAAAAAGTCGTTATGGCAGCACTTTTAGTGACGCAAACGTAATGTTAACCGCGACCCACACTCATGTTGGCCCCGGTGGTTTTGACCATTATGTGATGTTGAACATGACCGCTTTGGGTTATGACAGCTTGAACCAAAATGCCATCGTGAACGGCATTTATCAGTCCATTGTTCGAGCTGTGGATTCTTCCGCTTCTGGCAACATCTACATGAGCAATGGTGATTTGCTTAACACCAGCGTTAACCGCAATCCCATTCCTTATAGCCAAAACCCGGAGGCGGGCGACTATCAGTACAATACTGATAAGCAAATGACCCTGTTGAAACTGGTTCGTGATGACGGCAAGGAAATCGGTAGTATTAACTGGTTTGGCGTGCATAACGTGTCTCTCGGTAATGATTATCGTCGCGTGAGCGCAGACAACAAAGGTGCAGCCAGCCAGATGATGGAAGATTGGGCGGCGGGTCGCGGTCAAACAAGCATGGTTGCCGCGTTTGCCAATAGTGCCTTGGGCGATTCTTCCCCGAATGTGTGTGGCCCCAGCAATGGTTGTGGCTCGAATGATGAGCAAAGCTTGTTGATTTCAGCCGGTAAGCAATTCAACAAAGCTCAGGCGTTGCATAATACGGCGTCGAGCCGTTTGTCTGGCAATCTGGATTATCGTCATAAGTACGTTTATATGCCGGGTTATCAAGTGTCTGACAAGTACACAGGAAGCGGTACTCAGTCTATGTGTGATGGCGCTGTAGGTTGGTCGATGACGGCTGGCGCAAGTTGGGACGGCCCCAGCAATATTCCGGGCGTGTTTGAAGGCATGTCGGTGGACAACGAAGGTGTTGATTGGAATCGCAATCAAAGCTTCTTTAGCACCATTCTCAATGGTTATCCCATGTTTGCGTTAATGAATGGCTTCTCTAATTTGGTCATGTTCAACGATGCAGTTGACGACCCTTGCCAATACCCTAAACCCACTTTTGTAAACCGCGTTACTTTGGGTTCTGAGCTGTATACCGCTTATATTCCATTCCAAATGTTCCGCATTGGTTCATTAGCCTTGATTGCCAGTGCCGGTGAAATGACAACCATGTCGAGCCGTCGCTTGCGTGACGAAGTTCGCTCTGTGCTGGAAAGTCAGGGAGTGAATACTTACGTTATCGCTGGGTTAGCCAATGCTTATCATGGTTATATCACTACTCCTGAAGAGTACAATATGCAGTATTACGAAGGCGGACATACTATTTACGGCCCCAATACATTGGCGGCGTACAAGCAAGTGTATAACCAAATGGCTACTGCCATGCGAAATGGTCAAAGTGTGTCTGCTGGCCCAACACCGCCAGACTTAAGCAGCTCGCAAAGCATTCACGTTGTTGGTGTGGTGTACGATGATAAACGCCTGTGGGAGTCATTTGGTCAGGTGTGGACAGATGCTAATTCCAGCTATTCCAAAGGCAATACGGTTAAGGTGAAATTCCGTTCAGGCCATCCTCGCAATAATTTGAAAACCAACAGCAGCTTCCTGGAAGTGCAACGCTATGTTAGTGGCAGCTGGCAAACAGTGTACACAGACGATGATTTGAATACTCGCTTTGTCTGGATACGCGACACGGCGGTAGATTGCCTGGCTTGCTCGTTTGCCGAAGTGCAATGGATAACCGACAGCTCTATTCCTTCTGGTACGTATCGTATCAGACATAAAGGCCATTGGAAGAGTGGGTGGAACGGCAGCATTAATAGCTACACCGGAACATCAAGAAGCTTTTCGGTGAATTAA
- a CDS encoding RNA methyltransferase, which translates to MNKSSFVAVGLVNPKSPTNVGAVMRAAGCYQVDAVFYTGGRYDRAVAFQTDTKDVTSKIPLTGVDSLLAHVPENASIVCVELVEGATPLPEFHHPDNAFYIFGPEDGTIEQEVVDAADAVVYVPTIGCMNLAATVNVLLYDRLAKSDLSFANDELIRQSRDRNNRVRNNKIKVAAD; encoded by the coding sequence GTGAATAAGTCATCTTTTGTAGCAGTAGGGTTAGTGAACCCTAAAAGCCCAACTAATGTTGGAGCGGTGATGCGGGCTGCGGGGTGTTATCAGGTTGACGCGGTGTTTTACACTGGTGGGCGTTACGATAGGGCTGTGGCGTTTCAAACCGACACCAAAGATGTCACCAGCAAAATTCCGCTAACGGGCGTGGACTCGCTGCTGGCTCATGTGCCTGAAAATGCCAGCATCGTGTGTGTGGAACTGGTGGAAGGTGCTACACCGCTACCTGAGTTTCATCACCCGGATAATGCCTTTTATATTTTTGGCCCCGAAGACGGCACTATTGAACAAGAAGTGGTGGATGCTGCCGATGCCGTGGTGTACGTGCCGACTATTGGTTGCATGAATTTGGCGGCGACGGTGAATGTATTGCTATATGACAGGTTGGCTAAATCGGATTTGTCGTTCGCCAACGATGAGCTTATTCGACAAAGCAGAGATCGCAATAATAGAGTGCGCAATAATAAAATAAAGGTGGCCGCTGACTGA
- a CDS encoding Fic family protein, with the protein MALTENEKLAAALEKAASLSVNNIVHSKLLTARERALLNKHGFLKPIIRGWFMLDADTSTHNAGESALWFDSIWGFVSQYLFELFGDNYWLSPESSLDLLTSSNALPKQIIVYANTSTRTVSLPHDMGLLIINSPKIPYKVIRASEVNVISMEGLLADIAPSAYRRDPLSLQLALRMADISELAQAFEHTRNVAALGRVLGAYKAMGKTEEYQQLKRIVDGIGLKAQEENNPFEQPIVNIGERRNENAAAMRVRALWHTLRDDVEQTFSKVQPKFNFADKPIESILADIEELYIQDAYHSLSIEGYRVTPELIEKVRMGSWDPVNASKDREAKDALAARGYFEAFNAVKASLTAMHKGTVSSLSYAVATGVTDWYTSLFQPCVTVGLISPKDIAGYRKGPVYIRTSRHAPPADIYLRDCMDALKELIDTEPSYPVKAVLGHLCLGYIHPFPDGNGRTARFLMNFLFTLGGYDWCIVHLEDRNQYLDSLNLASLDQQGKAFAEFIRESMEKTNR; encoded by the coding sequence ATGGCATTAACAGAAAATGAAAAGCTGGCTGCGGCGCTGGAAAAGGCGGCATCTCTGTCGGTGAACAATATCGTTCACTCTAAATTGCTAACGGCAAGAGAACGAGCTCTGCTTAACAAGCATGGTTTTTTGAAGCCAATTATTCGCGGCTGGTTTATGCTTGATGCCGATACTTCAACCCATAATGCTGGTGAATCAGCGTTGTGGTTTGATTCTATTTGGGGCTTTGTGAGTCAATATTTATTTGAGTTATTTGGAGATAATTATTGGCTAAGCCCAGAATCGTCATTAGATCTTCTCACCTCAAGTAATGCCTTGCCCAAACAAATCATCGTTTACGCGAATACGTCTACACGAACGGTATCGTTACCTCATGACATGGGGTTACTTATTATCAATAGTCCCAAAATACCTTATAAAGTGATTCGGGCATCGGAGGTGAACGTCATTTCTATGGAAGGGTTACTGGCAGACATTGCGCCTTCTGCCTATCGGCGAGATCCGCTGTCGTTGCAGTTAGCATTGAGAATGGCGGATATCAGTGAATTAGCACAAGCGTTTGAACACACTCGCAATGTCGCGGCACTTGGACGAGTGCTCGGAGCGTACAAAGCAATGGGAAAAACAGAAGAATACCAACAGCTTAAGCGAATCGTTGACGGCATAGGGTTAAAGGCACAAGAAGAAAACAATCCCTTTGAGCAGCCGATAGTGAATATTGGCGAAAGACGTAATGAAAATGCCGCTGCCATGAGGGTGAGAGCTCTTTGGCACACATTGCGCGATGATGTTGAGCAGACTTTTTCCAAGGTGCAACCGAAATTCAATTTTGCCGACAAGCCAATAGAGTCAATTCTGGCAGACATCGAGGAACTGTATATTCAAGATGCTTATCACTCGTTATCTATTGAAGGGTATCGAGTTACGCCGGAATTGATCGAAAAAGTGAGAATGGGAAGTTGGGATCCTGTGAACGCGAGTAAAGACAGGGAAGCCAAAGATGCGTTAGCGGCACGAGGCTACTTTGAAGCATTTAATGCGGTAAAAGCCTCACTCACAGCCATGCACAAAGGCACAGTAAGCAGTTTGTCTTATGCGGTCGCTACGGGAGTAACAGACTGGTATACCTCGCTATTCCAACCTTGCGTTACGGTGGGGCTAATATCCCCTAAAGATATAGCCGGATACCGAAAAGGCCCCGTTTATATTCGCACATCTCGTCATGCACCACCGGCCGACATCTACCTGCGAGATTGCATGGATGCATTAAAAGAATTAATCGACACCGAGCCAAGCTATCCTGTTAAAGCAGTGCTCGGGCATTTATGTTTGGGCTATATTCATCCATTTCCTGATGGCAATGGCAGAACGGCAAGGTTCTTAATGAATTTCCTCTTTACCTTGGGCGGATACGACTGGTGCATTGTTCACTTGGAAGATCGTAACCAATACCTTGATTCTCTTAACCTTGCGTCGCTAGATCAGCAAGGAAAGGCATTCGCAGAGTTTATACGTGAGTCAATGGAGAAAACCAATCGCTAA